Proteins from a genomic interval of Erwinia sp. SLM-02:
- a CDS encoding BrnT family toxin, producing MSILHMHNGYPYEWDIEKARQNLHKHSVSFELACEVFDDRDILSVRDYTENYQEERWQHLGRVRGCTLLLVVSTDRENRIRIISARKAVSKEIKRYEQW from the coding sequence ATGTCCATTTTACACATGCACAATGGGTACCCCTATGAGTGGGATATCGAAAAAGCCAGACAGAATTTGCACAAACATAGCGTCAGTTTTGAATTGGCCTGCGAAGTTTTTGACGACCGAGATATCCTTTCGGTCAGGGATTACACGGAGAACTACCAAGAAGAAAGATGGCAGCATCTTGGAAGGGTCAGAGGCTGCACGCTGCTGTTGGTTGTCAGCACCGACCGTGAAAATCGCATTCGAATCATCTCCGCCCGCAAAGCCGTGTCAAAAGAGATTAAGAGGTACGAGCAATGGTAA